Proteins encoded by one window of Aphidius gifuensis isolate YNYX2018 linkage group LG2, ASM1490517v1, whole genome shotgun sequence:
- the LOC122850394 gene encoding uncharacterized protein LOC122850394, with product MGFSTVSTIIFETCTALWLKLQPIVLPTPTINDWLRIAKGFEDRWNFHHCIGAIDGKHVQIQAPPNAGSRYFNYKGFHSLVLLGVCDHRYCFTLVDIGANGRQSDGGVFFRSKIGRYFEEESLKVPPPSKIEKTETILPYILVGDKAFPLSDYLLRPYTQQSNMEEKQLIFNYRLGRARRVIENTFGILCSRWRILRRPILGKRATIKAIIKATVCLHNFLMINKDNNSNCDSTINQVSTNEGAIQHYVGSEDSSLNMNPLSEIPLCSSAERLRDQFAEFFQEEGAVQWQFRHIYL from the exons ATGGGTTTTTCAACGGTATCTACCATTATCTTTGAAACATGTACAGCATTATGGTTAAAATTGCAGCCAATCGTTCTTCCAACACCAACAATAAATGATTGGTTGAGAATTGCCAAAGGTTTCGAGGATAGATGGAATTTTCATCACTGCATTGGTGCGATAGATGGAAAACATGTTCAAATACAG GCTCCTCCAAATGCTGGGTCTAGGTATTTCAATTACAAAGGCTTTCACAGTCTCGTGTTACTAGGCGTCTGTGATCATCGATATTGTTTCACACTTGTAGATATTGGAGCTAATGGGCGGCAAAGTGATGGTGGTGTTTTTTTTCGGTCGAAAATTGGACGTTATTTCGAAGAAGAAAGTTTAAAAGTTCCACCTCCttcgaaaatagaaaaaactgAAACAATACTGCCATACATCTTAGTAGGTGATAAAGCCTTTCCATTATCTGACTATTTACTACGACCTTACACACAACAAAGCAACATGGAGGAGAAACAGCTCATATTTAATTATCGTTTGGGTCGTGCACGAAGAGTAATCGAAAATACTTTTGGTATTTTATGTTCTCGATGGAGGATTTTACGTCGCCCTATCCTCGGCAAAAGAGCAACAATAAAGGCGATAATAAAAGCAACAGTTTGTCtccataattttttgatgatcaaCAAAGACAATAACTCAAACTGTGATTCAACAATCAATCAAGTTTCAACAAATGAAGGAGCTATCCAACATTATGTTGGTAGTGAAGATTCATCGTTAAATATGAACCCACTTAGTGAGATACCTCTTTGTTCTAGCGCAGAGCGACTACGAGATCAATTTGCAGAGTTTTTTCAAGAAGAAGGTGCTGTCCAGTGGCAATTCCgtcatatatatttgtaa